The genomic interval GATAAGCCATTTGTAAGCGTAGATCTAGGTGCGTTAACCGATACTTTGTTTGAAAGTGAGCTATTTGGACATAAAAAAGGAGCATATACAGATGCCAAAGAAGACCGGGTTGGCCGGTTTGAAGTAGCATCTGGGGGAACCTTGTTTCTGGATGAGATCGGAAATATATCTATGCCACACCAGGCAAAATTATTGACTGCCCTTCAAAACAGGCAAATTACCCGTTTAGGTACCAATAGACCTATTGATGTAGACATCAGGCTCATCTGTGCGACCAATATGCCTATTTATGAAATGGCTACCCAGAATAAGTTCCGCAAGGACTTAATATACCGGGTAAATACCGTAGAAATTATGCTTCCGCCACTGCGCCAGCGGGGGAATGATATTGTGGTTCTGGCCGAACACTTTGCCAAGATCTATGCACAAAAGTACAATAAAGCAGTGCCACAGTTTGAAGAAGCTACCCTCCGGAAATTAAAGCAATATTCCTGGCACGGAAATGTAAGGGAATTACAGCATGCAGTGGAACGTGCTGTGATTATGGCTGAACGTAGTGTATTACGACCTGATGATTTTAACTTTACCCAATTTGAGGCTACTCCCGAACCTATGGGACAAGCTGAAGCCATGCGCCTGGATGAAATGGAAAAAAATACCATCATGCGTGTGATAGAAAAACATCAGGGGAATATTACCAAAGCGGCCAGAGAGCTCGGCATCACCCGGACTGCCCTATACAGACGTTTGGAAAAACATGACATTTAATAAATTCAATATCGGCGTTACGGTACGCATCCTGATTCTTTTTGGCTGTCTTTGGCTGGTAACGTATTGCTATTTTCATGACTATTCTACCTATATCCTCGTTTCTCTGAGTGTATTTGTAGCAACATTGCTGATTGAGCTGATCAATTATGTAAATAAAACTAATAATGAACTGGCCAAATTTATTATGGCTGTTAAATACACTGATTTCTCTTATCACTTTAACGAAAAAGAAGCACCTCAGTCGTTCAAACAGCTTCGCCATGCCTTCAACGAAGTGCACGATACTTTCCGGCAGCTTCGTTTTGAAAAAGAAACTCATCACCAGTATC from Rhodocytophaga rosea carries:
- a CDS encoding sigma-54-dependent transcriptional regulator; the protein is MISKNAKILIVDDDTDVLLAVKMLLKPEVKEVVTEKNPEKLMSILAKDKFDVILLDMNYKSALNTGNEGFFWLKKIMEKDKDAVVIMITAYGDVELAVRSLKEGATDFILKPWRNDKMLATIADAYQKSQSKSKKNGSVEVKESSPVTIKDNSGTFMDLIGESEVMMDVRKKIEKVAPTDANILILGENGTGKELIARALHKFSLRADKPFVSVDLGALTDTLFESELFGHKKGAYTDAKEDRVGRFEVASGGTLFLDEIGNISMPHQAKLLTALQNRQITRLGTNRPIDVDIRLICATNMPIYEMATQNKFRKDLIYRVNTVEIMLPPLRQRGNDIVVLAEHFAKIYAQKYNKAVPQFEEATLRKLKQYSWHGNVRELQHAVERAVIMAERSVLRPDDFNFTQFEATPEPMGQAEAMRLDEMEKNTIMRVIEKHQGNITKAARELGITRTALYRRLEKHDI